Proteins encoded within one genomic window of Granulicella pectinivorans:
- a CDS encoding tetratricopeptide repeat protein, whose amino-acid sequence MSFVLHLALLLLAAPAPEHCRDLKKHGQDAEATRCFQSLTSASDPAIRAEGFWGLREWEQANESFRQALAEQPGNANIRVRWGLLLHERFNNKDADDLFHEALKLDPNNGRAYLGMAIVSADGFDSKAEEYSAKALALDPKLAEAHELRANLLLANAKPQEALEEADKALAIASDSLEALAVHAAADILADRDPSVWFARIKAVDPHDGESYALVGYHLVLNRRYNEGVAYYRKAVAADPDLWAAQSQLGINLMRLGQQDEPLKLLASSYEHGQRDAATVNSLRLLDSYKNFVTLQDATTILRLSKNEVALLQPYFQPELHKAIDTYQRKYQLTLPAPVQLEVYPDHEDFAVRTMGMPGLGALGVTFGEVVAMDSPSGRKPGDFNWGATMWHELSHVFILQATNHRVSRWFTEGLAVHEEGQAHAEWSNRLTPDVLVAIRDRKLLPVSQMDQGFLFPEYPSQVIVSYFQGGSICDYIAQRWGEGKLLDMVHSFAALKPTPQVIEEELKLTPAEFDKAYMQWLDKQVGDRAKNFDTWRKGLKALAAVKDDDITLETAPNVIAMYPEYVGDANAYEMLAAAQLARNNKPAAIKTLAAYATMGGESPEALARLAALEEEQGDKAAAARTLESINYIYPEDESLHRHLGELDLALAHNEDAVREFAAVVALKPLDQATAHYELAEAYLAAGNKDKAEESVLAALEAAPGFRPAQKLFVQLKQK is encoded by the coding sequence GTGAGCTTCGTCCTCCATCTCGCCTTGCTCCTGCTCGCCGCACCGGCGCCCGAGCACTGCCGGGACCTGAAGAAGCATGGACAAGATGCCGAAGCCACCCGCTGCTTCCAGTCGCTGACGAGCGCCTCCGATCCGGCGATTCGCGCCGAAGGCTTCTGGGGTCTGCGGGAGTGGGAACAGGCGAACGAGTCCTTCCGCCAGGCGCTCGCCGAGCAGCCGGGCAATGCGAACATCCGCGTCCGCTGGGGCCTTCTGCTACACGAGCGATTCAATAACAAGGATGCCGACGACCTCTTCCACGAAGCGCTCAAGCTGGACCCGAACAACGGGCGGGCCTACCTTGGGATGGCCATCGTCTCCGCCGACGGCTTCGACTCGAAGGCCGAAGAGTACTCCGCGAAGGCGCTTGCCCTCGACCCCAAACTGGCTGAAGCGCATGAGCTTCGCGCCAATCTGCTGCTCGCCAACGCCAAGCCGCAGGAGGCGCTCGAAGAGGCGGATAAAGCGCTTGCGATTGCGAGTGATTCTCTCGAGGCGTTGGCGGTTCACGCAGCCGCCGACATCCTCGCGGATCGCGATCCGTCGGTATGGTTCGCCAGGATCAAGGCCGTCGATCCACACGACGGCGAGTCCTATGCGCTGGTGGGCTATCACCTGGTCTTGAATCGCCGCTACAACGAGGGCGTCGCGTATTACCGCAAAGCGGTCGCCGCCGACCCCGATCTCTGGGCCGCGCAATCGCAGTTAGGCATCAACCTGATGCGGCTTGGGCAGCAGGACGAACCTCTCAAGCTGCTTGCGTCCAGCTACGAGCACGGCCAGCGCGACGCTGCGACGGTCAACAGTCTGCGCCTGCTCGACAGCTACAAGAACTTCGTCACCCTTCAGGACGCGACCACCATCCTGCGCCTGAGCAAGAATGAGGTTGCGCTGCTCCAGCCTTACTTCCAGCCTGAGCTCCACAAGGCCATCGACACGTACCAGCGCAAGTATCAGCTCACGCTGCCCGCGCCGGTGCAGCTTGAGGTCTACCCGGACCACGAAGACTTTGCGGTGCGCACGATGGGCATGCCCGGGCTGGGCGCGCTGGGCGTCACCTTCGGCGAGGTCGTCGCCATGGATTCGCCCTCGGGACGCAAGCCCGGCGACTTCAACTGGGGCGCCACGATGTGGCACGAGTTGAGCCACGTCTTCATCCTGCAGGCGACGAATCACCGTGTGTCTCGCTGGTTTACCGAGGGCCTTGCCGTGCATGAAGAGGGCCAGGCTCACGCGGAGTGGAGCAACCGGCTTACCCCCGATGTCCTCGTCGCCATCCGCGATAGAAAGCTACTTCCCGTGTCACAGATGGATCAGGGCTTCCTTTTCCCGGAGTATCCGTCGCAGGTGATCGTCTCCTACTTCCAGGGCGGGTCGATCTGCGACTATATCGCGCAACGCTGGGGCGAAGGCAAGTTGCTCGACATGGTCCACTCCTTCGCTGCTTTGAAGCCCACGCCGCAGGTTATCGAAGAGGAGCTGAAGCTTACTCCGGCGGAGTTCGACAAGGCCTACATGCAGTGGCTCGACAAGCAGGTCGGCGACCGCGCGAAGAACTTCGACACATGGCGCAAGGGCCTGAAGGCGCTGGCAGCGGTGAAGGACGACGACATCACGCTGGAGACCGCTCCCAACGTCATCGCCATGTATCCCGAGTATGTGGGCGACGCCAACGCCTACGAGATGCTGGCCGCCGCGCAGCTCGCCCGCAACAACAAACCCGCAGCCATCAAGACGCTGGCAGCCTATGCGACGATGGGCGGCGAAAGTCCTGAGGCTCTCGCGAGGCTGGCCGCGTTGGAAGAAGAGCAGGGCGACAAAGCCGCCGCCGCCCGCACGCTGGAAAGTATCAACTACATCTACCCCGAAGACGAGTCGCTGCACCGTCATCTCGGCGAGCTTGATTTAGCTCTCGCCCACAACGAGGACGCCGTCCGCGAGTTCGCCGCTGTCGTGGCCCTCAAGCCACTCGATCAGGCGACGGCCCACTACGAATTGGCCGAGGCCTACCTGGCTGCAGGCAACAAAGACAAGGCGGAAGAGAGCGTACTCGCCGCACTCGAAGCTGCACCGGGCTTCCGCCCCGCACAGAAATTATTCGTTCAGCTCAAGCAGAAGTGA
- a CDS encoding AAA family ATPase, protein MDTSTTADLEQRVERFRAVRDGILEQVREVIVGQDDVLDQILIALFVGGHCLITGMPGTAKTLMVRTIAETLGLTFKRIQFTPDLMPSDITGTDIIEEDITTGHRTWTFVQGPIFGNVVLADEINRTPPKTQAAMLEAMQERSCTVRGHVYKLPAPFFVLATQNPIELEGTYPLPEAQLDRFLFNAMMDYLSAADELKVVDLTTATRAPKVVAVTNAEELLGFQELVRMVPIAESLAKYVVNLVRATRAKSENAPDFIKKYVNFGGSIRAAQFIVLAAKARALSRRRYHVTYEDITALAIPVLRHRILLNFHAESERIDTDEILRRLLAHMPPPRES, encoded by the coding sequence ATGGACACCAGCACCACCGCAGATCTCGAACAACGCGTAGAACGCTTCCGCGCCGTACGCGACGGCATCCTCGAGCAGGTCCGGGAGGTCATCGTCGGGCAGGACGATGTCCTCGACCAGATCCTCATCGCCCTCTTCGTCGGTGGCCACTGCCTCATCACCGGCATGCCCGGCACGGCGAAGACGCTGATGGTCCGGACGATCGCGGAGACGCTTGGGCTCACCTTCAAGCGCATCCAGTTCACGCCCGATTTGATGCCTTCGGACATCACCGGCACCGACATCATCGAAGAAGACATCACGACCGGCCACCGCACATGGACCTTCGTGCAAGGGCCCATCTTCGGCAACGTCGTCCTCGCCGACGAGATCAACCGCACCCCGCCCAAGACCCAGGCCGCGATGCTCGAAGCCATGCAGGAGCGCTCCTGCACGGTGCGCGGTCACGTCTACAAGCTGCCCGCGCCCTTCTTCGTGCTGGCGACGCAGAACCCCATCGAGCTCGAAGGCACCTATCCGCTGCCCGAAGCGCAGCTCGATCGCTTCCTCTTCAACGCGATGATGGACTACCTCTCCGCCGCCGATGAGCTCAAGGTCGTCGATCTCACCACGGCCACTCGCGCGCCCAAAGTCGTGGCCGTCACCAACGCGGAGGAACTCCTGGGTTTTCAGGAGTTGGTCCGCATGGTTCCCATCGCCGAGTCGCTCGCGAAGTACGTCGTCAACCTTGTCCGCGCCACGCGCGCCAAGAGCGAGAACGCGCCGGACTTTATCAAGAAGTACGTGAACTTTGGCGGGAGCATCCGCGCCGCGCAGTTCATCGTTCTGGCTGCGAAAGCCCGTGCGCTCTCGCGTCGACGCTACCACGTGACGTACGAGGACATCACTGCTCTCGCGATCCCTGTACTGCGCCATCGCATCCTGCTCAACTTTCACGCTGAGTCGGAACGCATCGATACCGACGAGATCCTGCGTCGACTTTTGGCCCACATGCCTCCGCCCAGGGAGAGCTAA
- a CDS encoding DUF58 domain-containing protein — protein MQRFLDPAVLARINGLDLIAKTVVDGFVAGLHRSPDFGFSQEFAEYRPYTPGDDLRHVDWNLYARTDRTYLKRYRGETNSQLTVLLDASNSMQFASHAVSKMDYARYVAASLFYLAIHNQRDPAGLIVFDDEVRNSIRPSTRTGQLPRLLAGLEAAEPHARTDFAKPLQHLQEMLRRRGVVIVISDFYEEPETVIRTIEPLRFHGSEVVLFHLLDPGEIKPRLNGPSILVDLETDQRMEVIPEYIKGEYRRRLDAHLEQMQQKARAAGLGYHLLVTDRPLDQALSEYLHLRPGGN, from the coding sequence ATGCAGCGCTTCCTCGACCCAGCCGTGCTCGCCCGCATCAACGGGCTCGACCTCATCGCGAAGACGGTCGTCGACGGCTTCGTGGCGGGTCTGCACCGCTCACCGGACTTCGGCTTCTCGCAGGAGTTCGCGGAGTATCGCCCCTACACCCCCGGTGACGATCTCCGCCACGTCGACTGGAACCTCTACGCCCGCACCGACCGCACCTATTTGAAGCGGTATCGCGGTGAGACGAATTCGCAGCTCACCGTCCTTCTCGATGCGTCGAACTCCATGCAGTTCGCCTCGCACGCCGTCTCGAAGATGGACTATGCGCGCTATGTGGCCGCGTCGCTCTTCTATCTTGCGATCCATAACCAGCGCGACCCCGCCGGACTCATCGTCTTCGACGACGAGGTGCGCAACTCCATCCGGCCAAGCACGCGGACGGGCCAACTGCCGCGGCTGCTGGCCGGGCTTGAGGCCGCCGAGCCCCATGCGCGCACCGACTTCGCCAAGCCGCTGCAGCATCTGCAGGAGATGCTGCGCCGCCGCGGTGTCGTCATCGTGATCTCCGACTTCTACGAAGAGCCCGAGACGGTCATCAGGACCATCGAGCCGCTGCGCTTTCACGGGAGCGAGGTCGTGCTCTTCCACCTTCTCGACCCCGGCGAGATCAAGCCCAGGCTCAACGGCCCCTCCATCCTCGTCGACCTCGAGACCGACCAGCGGATGGAGGTGATCCCCGAGTACATCAAGGGCGAGTACCGCCGCCGCCTGGACGCGCATCTGGAGCAGATGCAGCAGAAGGCGCGTGCCGCGGGCCTTGGCTATCATCTCCTTGTCACGGACCGGCCGCTCGACCAAGCGCTCAGCGAGTACCTGCACCTGCGTCCGGGAGGCAACTAG
- a CDS encoding vWA domain-containing protein codes for MGFFAPWFLAGLAAVGLPVFLHLLRRHTTTPRPVSSLMFFERGTQSSTRHRRLRYLLLFSLRALLVILLALVFANPFIRRSSASASETLLVLAVDDSFSMRAGTRLADAKRQALEVLAKRHGSQHAQIMLLAGDLSILTQPITDQAQLTAAIDAIAPADGHSSFGELGRGIRALAETVHTPIELHLFSDMQESNMPANFADMVMPGNVSLILHPLAPNAVPNWTIESVEAPAQLVDPKKAHVVAVIAGHNTPAAHRTISLVVNGTVTATKQIDVPAGGRATITFEGLDVPFGESRCAVRIDSADGFPADDQSLFAVKRADPERVLFVHQASDTRSPLYYGAALAAAAQASFVLQPITPEQAADADPTRYAFTVLSDVPSIPSLLENNLTKSIESGGSVLIAEGAAGAHRERIPVYNATVSEGRYYTRAGGFTTAAQMDAAHPATRDPWPDVQFFYASVVPQDNARVLAKLADGTPLLLDKQIGQGHILLFTSGLDNVTNDLPLHPEFVAFVDRTARSLAGMERTAGPRLVDSFVPLRSPSTGPTSPAAVVVIGPDGKRPLSLAEESTVQTLALKQSGFYQIRFPSGRETLVAVNPDPRESSLKPIPADTLALWSGNAPSQSTSPAPAAEKKNTASSLWWWVMLFVLAAAVAESIVASRYLGTQREEA; via the coding sequence ATGGGCTTCTTCGCGCCATGGTTCCTGGCAGGTTTGGCGGCGGTGGGACTTCCGGTCTTCCTCCACCTGCTGCGCCGTCACACGACGACGCCGCGCCCGGTCAGCTCGCTGATGTTCTTCGAGCGCGGCACGCAAAGCTCCACCCGTCACCGCCGCCTGCGCTACCTGCTCCTGTTCTCTTTGCGGGCTCTGCTGGTCATCCTCCTCGCCCTGGTCTTCGCCAACCCTTTCATCCGCAGATCCTCCGCCTCTGCCAGCGAAACCCTCCTGGTCCTGGCCGTTGACGACTCCTTCTCGATGCGCGCCGGCACCCGTCTCGCCGACGCGAAACGGCAAGCCCTCGAAGTCCTCGCCAAGCGCCACGGCTCGCAGCACGCGCAGATCATGCTCCTCGCGGGCGATCTGTCGATCCTTACTCAGCCCATCACCGATCAGGCGCAGCTCACCGCAGCCATCGACGCGATCGCTCCCGCCGACGGTCACAGCAGCTTCGGGGAGCTGGGCCGCGGCATCCGTGCCCTTGCCGAGACCGTGCATACCCCTATCGAGCTCCACCTCTTCTCCGACATGCAGGAGTCGAATATGCCCGCGAACTTCGCCGATATGGTCATGCCGGGCAACGTCTCGCTCATCCTGCATCCGCTCGCGCCCAACGCCGTGCCGAACTGGACCATCGAGTCCGTCGAAGCCCCCGCGCAGCTCGTCGATCCGAAGAAGGCTCATGTCGTCGCCGTCATCGCCGGTCACAATACCCCCGCCGCCCACCGCACCATCTCGCTGGTGGTGAACGGCACTGTCACCGCGACGAAGCAGATCGACGTCCCCGCCGGTGGGCGCGCGACCATCACCTTCGAGGGGCTCGACGTCCCGTTCGGCGAGAGCCGCTGCGCTGTCCGGATCGATAGCGCGGATGGCTTCCCCGCAGATGATCAGAGCCTCTTTGCCGTCAAGCGCGCGGACCCGGAGCGCGTCCTCTTCGTGCATCAGGCGTCGGATACGCGCTCGCCGCTCTACTACGGCGCAGCCCTCGCCGCTGCGGCGCAGGCGTCGTTCGTTCTGCAGCCGATCACGCCCGAGCAGGCGGCCGATGCCGACCCCACCCGCTACGCCTTCACTGTTCTCTCGGACGTGCCGTCGATCCCATCGCTGCTCGAAAACAACCTGACCAAGAGCATCGAGAGCGGAGGCAGCGTCCTCATCGCCGAGGGCGCTGCCGGAGCCCACCGCGAGCGGATCCCCGTCTACAACGCGACGGTCTCCGAGGGCCGCTACTACACCCGCGCGGGGGGCTTCACGACCGCTGCCCAGATGGACGCCGCCCATCCGGCTACGCGCGATCCATGGCCTGACGTGCAGTTCTTCTATGCGTCCGTTGTTCCTCAAGACAACGCCAGGGTTCTCGCCAAACTCGCCGACGGAACCCCGTTGCTGCTCGACAAGCAGATCGGCCAGGGTCATATTCTGCTCTTCACCTCCGGCCTCGACAACGTCACCAACGACTTGCCTCTGCATCCGGAGTTTGTTGCGTTTGTCGACCGCACCGCTCGCTCCCTCGCCGGCATGGAGCGCACCGCAGGCCCACGCCTCGTCGACAGCTTCGTGCCACTCCGCAGTCCGTCCACCGGACCCACCAGCCCCGCGGCGGTCGTCGTCATCGGCCCCGACGGGAAACGCCCCCTCTCCCTCGCCGAAGAGTCTACCGTCCAGACCCTCGCGCTCAAACAGTCCGGCTTCTATCAGATCCGCTTCCCCAGCGGACGCGAGACCCTTGTCGCCGTCAATCCCGACCCACGCGAGTCGTCCCTCAAACCCATCCCGGCCGATACGCTCGCCCTCTGGAGCGGCAACGCCCCGTCGCAGTCCACCAGCCCCGCCCCCGCTGCCGAGAAGAAAAACACAGCGTCCAGCCTGTGGTGGTGGGTTATGCTCTTCGTACTGGCCGCAGCGGTCGCGGAGTCCATCGTCGCCAGCCGGTATCTGGGCACGCAGCGGGAGGAAGCATGA
- a CDS encoding carboxypeptidase regulatory-like domain-containing protein, which produces MKFFESTQRKIKQQTLHRFLRPAFAQTLCKGTGLCLLLLTSLMAGHRAMAQAVSGTIVGTVTDATGAVVAGAQVSIVLTGQSTAYSTVTNESGNYTEPNLPPGTYSVTVTANGFKKQTQENVSLLTNTTDRIDLTLATGSTTETVTVSAAPPLLQTDRADISTNIEQRQIADLPLSSGNSFQSLLQTVPGMAPLTFNNSQFFNANNDISTNANGQSTYVNLYQIEGIDDDQRTGIHIILVPPAAAIANVDITTNNFEAEFGRAVGTVVNVTLKSGTNKFHGSAFHSMENNGVNARNYFATGPNGRLVYNYSGGSFGGPILKDKLFIFGDILRTSDHESTTYITSVPYYNVVNNSLNLSGYSGQVYDPNTGDTADCTGSGATANNCGTGRTPFAGNIIPLNNPGISPISVKVLTMLDALSRNPATNLSAAKYTSGVISNNFSSNLPFHKDAWSYDIKSDYAISQKDHLSGRFSHQTTNTFQAPVFGSFLGGPAGGGGFEATGVATAYSTGGNYDHTFSPTLFTEVRAGVAHLRNSATQTDYGQNDAKTLGIPGNGPNGTNNTLTTSGQVAFTLNNFNGPLIGYSASLPWLRAESNIDVANNWTKIIKNHQLKAGADIRRIRDDLLQGNNNAAAGQFYFSENQTSAPGATSFNGAATGQANDIASLLFGVPNKVGQDTNSTFPAYRQSWLFFFVSDKWQATSKLTVDVGLRYELYPPATPRKAGGFVNYDPTTNKLIMAGVAGNPSNLGMQSNYKNFAPRLGASFRATDSLVIRGGFGVSYVPFVDNTYAYNYPIKTSTAYNNTPAYGAALNPAGGYVNFVTGIPATPTIAFGSDGTLTESAANGTIGLANLYIPKDFKNPYVTSWNVALQQALPENLSLQIAYVANHGTRISVAQNINQPRVYGQSGTSDPLNIAFGKTAAVTQYFMGTSNNFQSLQVQLIRRMTKGLAFTSAFTWSKAQGYVTGAQDGALLFFAGDLRRNYTVLDFDRTINYAQTVTYELPFGRGKKYLNHGPLVYALGGWKASAIVTAVTGSPFTITTSSPTPGTAQTVNMNGTYHVTHARTGAGNVSWFDPSVFSAPATGIVGNTQRNQFRGPADFGNNLSLFKAFPIFRESNLEVRADAFNLTNTPQFANPSATLGSTLGRVTGTLGSGVGNVNGVGGPRVLQAGAKLTF; this is translated from the coding sequence ATGAAATTCTTCGAATCAACCCAGCGCAAAATCAAGCAGCAAACCTTGCATCGCTTCCTGCGTCCCGCGTTTGCTCAAACCCTCTGCAAGGGGACAGGGCTCTGCCTGCTCCTGCTGACCTCCCTGATGGCCGGCCATCGGGCGATGGCACAGGCCGTCAGTGGCACCATCGTCGGCACCGTCACCGACGCCACCGGAGCGGTTGTCGCCGGAGCGCAGGTCTCCATCGTCCTCACCGGGCAGAGCACCGCCTACAGCACCGTCACCAACGAGAGCGGCAACTACACCGAGCCCAACCTCCCGCCTGGAACCTACAGCGTGACGGTGACCGCGAACGGGTTCAAGAAGCAGACGCAGGAGAACGTCTCGCTGCTGACCAATACCACCGACCGTATCGATCTGACCCTGGCCACCGGCAGCACGACCGAGACCGTCACCGTCTCCGCCGCTCCGCCGCTCCTCCAGACCGACCGCGCCGACATCTCCACCAACATCGAGCAGCGCCAGATCGCCGATCTGCCCCTGTCGAGCGGCAACAGCTTCCAGTCCCTGCTCCAGACCGTCCCCGGCATGGCGCCGCTGACCTTCAACAACTCGCAGTTCTTCAACGCCAACAACGACATCTCGACCAACGCGAACGGCCAGTCGACCTATGTGAACCTGTACCAGATCGAAGGTATCGACGACGATCAGCGCACCGGCATTCACATCATCCTCGTCCCGCCGGCAGCCGCCATTGCAAACGTCGACATCACGACCAACAACTTCGAGGCTGAGTTTGGCCGCGCTGTCGGCACGGTCGTCAACGTGACGCTGAAGTCGGGCACGAACAAGTTCCATGGCTCGGCCTTCCACTCCATGGAGAACAACGGCGTCAACGCCCGCAACTACTTCGCCACCGGACCCAACGGACGCCTGGTCTACAACTACAGCGGCGGCTCCTTCGGCGGTCCTATCCTCAAGGACAAGCTCTTTATCTTCGGCGACATCCTCCGCACCTCGGACCACGAATCGACCACGTACATCACCTCGGTGCCCTACTACAACGTGGTCAACAACTCCCTCAATCTGTCCGGCTACTCCGGACAGGTCTACGACCCCAACACCGGCGATACGGCCGACTGCACCGGCAGCGGCGCAACGGCAAACAACTGCGGCACCGGCCGCACGCCCTTCGCGGGCAACATTATCCCGTTGAACAACCCCGGCATCAGCCCCATCAGCGTCAAGGTGCTCACGATGCTGGATGCGCTTTCGCGGAATCCGGCGACCAACCTCTCCGCCGCCAAGTACACCTCCGGCGTCATCTCCAACAACTTCTCGTCCAACCTTCCCTTCCATAAGGATGCGTGGAGCTACGACATCAAGTCGGACTACGCCATCTCGCAGAAGGATCACCTCAGCGGCCGGTTCAGCCACCAGACGACGAATACCTTCCAGGCTCCCGTCTTCGGCTCCTTCCTCGGCGGCCCTGCCGGCGGCGGCGGGTTCGAAGCCACCGGTGTCGCCACCGCGTACAGCACCGGCGGCAACTACGATCACACCTTCTCGCCCACCCTCTTCACCGAGGTTCGCGCCGGCGTCGCTCACCTCCGCAACTCCGCCACGCAGACCGACTATGGCCAGAACGACGCCAAGACGCTGGGCATCCCCGGCAACGGGCCCAACGGGACCAACAACACCCTCACCACCAGCGGTCAGGTCGCCTTCACGCTCAACAACTTCAACGGCCCCCTCATCGGTTACTCCGCTTCGCTGCCCTGGCTGCGTGCGGAATCCAACATCGACGTCGCCAACAACTGGACCAAGATCATCAAGAACCACCAGTTGAAGGCAGGCGCGGACATTCGCCGCATCCGCGACGATCTCTTGCAGGGAAACAACAATGCGGCCGCCGGGCAGTTCTACTTCTCCGAAAACCAGACGTCCGCTCCTGGCGCCACCTCCTTCAACGGAGCGGCTACGGGCCAGGCCAACGACATTGCCAGCCTTCTGTTCGGCGTGCCGAACAAAGTCGGACAGGACACCAACAGCACCTTCCCGGCCTATCGCCAGAGCTGGCTCTTCTTCTTCGTCTCCGACAAGTGGCAGGCCACCAGCAAGCTCACGGTCGACGTGGGCCTGCGCTACGAACTCTATCCCCCTGCGACGCCGCGTAAGGCCGGCGGCTTCGTGAACTACGATCCCACCACCAACAAGCTGATTATGGCGGGCGTTGCCGGCAATCCCTCCAACCTCGGCATGCAGTCCAACTACAAGAACTTCGCTCCACGCCTTGGCGCTTCCTTCCGCGCGACTGACTCGCTCGTCATCCGCGGCGGCTTCGGCGTCAGCTACGTTCCGTTCGTGGATAACACCTACGCCTACAACTACCCCATCAAGACCAGCACCGCCTACAACAACACGCCGGCCTACGGTGCAGCTCTCAATCCGGCGGGTGGATACGTCAACTTCGTCACGGGTATTCCGGCGACGCCGACCATCGCCTTCGGATCCGACGGAACGCTCACCGAAAGCGCCGCCAACGGCACGATCGGGCTCGCGAACCTTTATATTCCGAAGGACTTCAAGAATCCCTACGTCACCTCCTGGAACGTGGCGCTGCAGCAGGCTCTCCCGGAGAACCTGTCCCTGCAGATCGCCTATGTGGCCAACCACGGCACGCGCATCAGCGTGGCGCAGAACATCAACCAGCCACGCGTGTATGGGCAGAGCGGTACGTCCGATCCGCTCAACATCGCCTTCGGCAAAACCGCTGCGGTCACCCAGTACTTCATGGGCACGTCCAACAACTTCCAGTCCCTGCAGGTGCAGCTTATCCGCCGCATGACGAAGGGCCTTGCCTTTACCTCGGCGTTTACCTGGAGTAAGGCGCAGGGCTACGTTACCGGCGCACAGGATGGCGCCTTGCTCTTCTTCGCGGGCGACCTGCGCCGCAACTACACGGTGCTCGACTTCGACCGCACCATCAACTACGCGCAGACCGTCACCTACGAGCTGCCCTTCGGCCGTGGGAAGAAGTACCTGAACCACGGTCCTCTGGTGTACGCGCTGGGCGGATGGAAGGCGTCGGCGATCGTTACGGCCGTCACCGGTTCGCCCTTCACGATCACCACCAGCAGCCCCACGCCGGGCACCGCGCAGACCGTCAACATGAACGGAACCTACCACGTGACCCACGCGCGGACCGGCGCCGGCAATGTGTCATGGTTCGATCCCTCGGTGTTCTCGGCTCCCGCAACCGGTATCGTCGGCAACACGCAACGGAACCAGTTCCGCGGACCGGCGGACTTCGGCAACAACCTGTCGCTCTTCAAGGCCTTCCCCATCTTCCGGGAATCCAATCTTGAGGTGCGTGCGGATGCCTTCAACCTGACCAACACACCGCAGTTCGCCAACCCTTCGGCGACCCTTGGGAGCACCCTCGGCCGCGTTACCGGCACCCTCGGCAGCGGCGTCGGCAACGTCAACGGCGTCGGCGGACCACGTGTCCTCCAGGCCGGCGCGAAGCTGACCTTCTAA
- a CDS encoding sugar phosphate isomerase/epimerase family protein → MPSSRREFVVGMGLAATGLATRGLYAQKASVSTSCPFRLAVINDEISPDFDHACDVAANEFGLHWIELRSMWGKTVTSLDAAQIDESKRILAKYNLKVTDIASPLFKSDWPGAPISQHSPSFKKPREVDPHEQDALLLKCIETAKAFGTDRIRCFDFWRLEDPKPYRAAINAKLSEASETCAKHGMILLLENEMACNTGSGEEAVETLAGVPNKNFMLNWDPGNAATFPGNVPYPDAYNKIPKHRIGHCHCKDTVRAADGKASWAPVGGGIIDWTGQFKAFVKDGYHYGVSLETHWHGAATPEESTRISMKGLKETLVKAGITC, encoded by the coding sequence ATGCCTTCCTCGCGCCGTGAATTTGTAGTTGGAATGGGCCTCGCCGCCACCGGTCTCGCCACGCGCGGCCTCTACGCGCAGAAGGCCTCGGTCTCCACATCCTGCCCCTTCCGGCTCGCCGTCATCAACGACGAGATTTCGCCCGACTTCGACCACGCCTGCGACGTGGCGGCCAACGAGTTCGGGCTGCACTGGATCGAGCTCCGCAGCATGTGGGGCAAGACGGTCACCTCGCTGGACGCGGCACAGATCGACGAGTCCAAACGCATCCTCGCCAAGTACAACCTCAAGGTCACCGACATCGCCAGCCCGCTCTTCAAGTCCGACTGGCCCGGCGCGCCGATTTCGCAGCACAGCCCAAGCTTCAAAAAACCCAGGGAAGTCGATCCGCACGAGCAGGACGCGCTTCTGCTGAAGTGCATCGAGACCGCAAAGGCCTTTGGGACGGACCGCATCCGCTGCTTCGACTTCTGGCGTCTCGAAGACCCGAAGCCCTATCGTGCGGCCATCAACGCCAAGCTCAGCGAGGCCTCCGAGACCTGCGCCAAACACGGGATGATTCTTCTTCTCGAAAACGAGATGGCCTGCAACACTGGCAGTGGCGAAGAGGCCGTGGAGACCCTGGCCGGCGTGCCCAACAAGAACTTCATGCTCAACTGGGATCCCGGCAACGCCGCCACTTTTCCGGGCAACGTCCCGTATCCCGACGCCTACAACAAGATTCCGAAGCACCGCATCGGTCACTGCCACTGCAAGGACACCGTCCGCGCGGCCGATGGGAAGGCCTCGTGGGCACCGGTAGGCGGAGGCATCATCGATTGGACCGGGCAGTTCAAAGCCTTCGTGAAGGATGGCTACCACTATGGCGTCTCGCTGGAAACCCACTGGCACGGAGCCGCAACTCCTGAAGAGTCAACGCGCATCAGCATGAAGGGGCTGAAAGAGACCCTCGTCAAAGCCGGAATCACCTGCTAG